The following proteins are encoded in a genomic region of Flammeovirga pectinis:
- a CDS encoding type I polyketide synthase translates to MKDTNQLLKKTPVAIVGMASCFADSENLEKYWENIIQGVDCIKEVPDDRWKISDYYDPDPFAEDKTYCKVGGFIPKIDFNPMEFGLPPNILEVTDASQLLGLAVAKDALTDAGYAPGSEELKSEVKERTGVILGVGGGQKLIIPLTARLQYPIWRRALESMGMPEEQIVTAIEKMKAAFVPWTENSFPGLLGNVISGRIANRFDFGGINSVVDAACAASLSAIKMAVSELIEKRADMMVTGGVDTDNSPFMYMSFSKTPAFSRKGSIRPFDHESDGMLIGEGVGMMVMKRLEDAERDGDKIYAVINGIGGSSDGRYKSVYAPRPSGQALAMNRAYEEAGYDASTVGLIEAHGTGTGAGDASEGESMKMVFGKNSDRLNHIALGSVKSQIGHTKAAAGAAGMIKAALSLHHKILPGTINVTKPNPKVQIETSPLYINNETRPWFQKDSATPLRAGVSAFGFGGVNLHFSLEEYKPTPKSQYRVHNIHKQWLLTDVTSSALVALVQKHIAGLKGDSAKAYYKEVSATSFAENVPLGQPRVGFVASSIEDTLKKLEAFVAGISKDANVAEWKNPILNVWYRSTAYNGKDNVAALFAGQGSQYVNMGNEVAWSFPDVRDVFVKANETFEAANKSPLTETVYPIPVFSDEERKQQQATLTATENAQPAIGALSIGMYHILKNAGFNASFFAGHSYGELSALYASGAIDLTTFLQLSKERGQAMSAQAGVDAGTMMAVKADVVAVQPYIGKYKNVQVANINSGTQVILGGAVNELTALKAELKAAGLLATILPVSAAFHTPFVGHASKPFAAVIDNANIVAPKGKLYSNTLGTAYPAQPQFIKETLKRHILSPVLFKDQIEKMYQEGARVFVEFGPKNILSNLTSEILAGKDHQVVSLNANAKKNSEVQLREAAVQLAVMGIALQNFDPYARPVQVAGAKSKMNVQISGTNYLTPAFKKRYQDILEKGGKVLAKKAPLVEEIETVIAETTDMSQVIEEKLRQKQNSASMAEKAVLDQIQADIQRLTEQQSRIEQMLSSLFNMQTNNQLGSTAAPVQQQIAASVETPVAPAPVAAAPVTPTPAPVAATPAPAAGGVTNAEIEASLLVVIAEKTGYPSEMLEMEMDMEADLGIDSIKRVEIFGAMTEANPSVQGVDPQELAELRTLAQIAEYISGKAGATSAPAAAPAPVAAAPVTPTPAPVAATPAAGGVTNAEIEASLLVVIAEKTGYPSEMLEMEMDMEADLGIDSIKRVEIFGAMTEANPSVQGVDPQELAELRTLAQIAEYISGKAGATSAPAPVAVAPVTPTPAPVAVTPAAGGVTNAEIEASLLVVIAEKTGYPSEMLEMEMDMEADLGIDSIKRVEIFGAMTEANPSVQGVDPQELAELRTLAQIAEYISGKAGATSAPAAAAPVAAAAPVAATPAPAAGGVTNAEIEASLLVVIAEKTGYPSEMLEMEMDMEADLGIDSIKRVEIFGAMTEANPSVQGVDPQELAELRTLAQIAEYISGKAGATSAPAAAAPVAAAAPVAEAPAAGGVTNAEIEASLLVVIAEKTGYPSEMLEMEMDMEADLGIDSIKRVEIFGAMTEANPSVQGVDPQELAELRTLAQIAEYISGKAGATTSSTGLEKKKSTKQLEEVIAEDQTSFVSGNYDRVPRSSVQLKYIPEPDQLVIDNDANAWTVITNDGSGLSVSLAQELLAEGRNVAVLTMPSSLVRQAAVTLPQGAKELQLSDVSDDAIKSALAQIGGVDQFIYVHPHFRFPLGQWGMHFDKEKELLKSAYLLAKHLKSSLNDYAAKTTRASFMTVTRLEGAFGIKNPGNVSVIGGGLFGLTKSMNLEWTNVFCRALDLSPQLKADVAAKKVIAELKDADVTTTETAYNDEGKRFTLQAVVEPHKAGTVRTSSITSESVFLVTGGAKGVTADCVRAMAKTYKSKFILVGRSALTDSEPAWAQGVADEPALKRSAMMALKEAGEKPLPKAINKMVGAVLSQREIQENLEYIESVGAKAYYTAADVTNAEALKAAVEPIVAQAGKITGIIHGAGRLADKLIENKTATDFDNVYDVKISGLLAAVAAGSIHDIKHVVLFSSVAGFYGNVGQSDYAMANEVLNRVAHLFKKNHPDVHIASINWGAWDAGMVSGELKKMFEAYGVALVPSEEGPVAMVDQLSDAFADQPQVILGGTLPLAKADISGDLKTYTVKRNMTEEKNPFLQHHMIQGNAVLPIVNASTWMVQTATDLYPGFNIQRVDNAKLFKGIVFDGKQAEDYTITVKETSKSEDTVTMTVNVSSDNGGKLPLNHYQTQITLTSKGVEAPVVALPNTNATPAVADASSVYTDGTLFHGSDFNGIKSILEMNEKSMVFLCEHNGVTEERQGQVPVKKVNPYLMDIMYQGAVVWVRRFHGAASLPLSTEYVEIFDALPFGKPFYVQIEVKKADDFSMVSDITAYDAETGKVYMKSYGAAMTISRELTWS, encoded by the coding sequence ATGAAAGATACAAACCAACTACTCAAGAAAACGCCTGTTGCCATCGTTGGTATGGCTTCTTGTTTTGCGGATTCTGAGAACCTCGAGAAATATTGGGAAAACATCATTCAAGGTGTTGACTGTATTAAGGAAGTTCCAGATGATCGCTGGAAAATTTCTGATTACTATGATCCAGATCCATTTGCAGAAGATAAAACATACTGTAAAGTGGGTGGGTTTATTCCAAAAATTGATTTTAACCCAATGGAATTTGGTTTACCGCCAAATATCCTTGAGGTAACAGATGCTTCTCAACTATTAGGTTTAGCAGTAGCAAAAGATGCATTAACAGATGCAGGTTATGCTCCAGGTTCTGAAGAATTAAAATCAGAAGTTAAAGAAAGAACAGGGGTAATCCTTGGTGTAGGTGGTGGACAGAAGTTGATCATTCCTTTAACAGCTCGTTTACAGTATCCAATTTGGAGAAGAGCGTTAGAGTCAATGGGTATGCCAGAGGAACAAATTGTTACAGCTATCGAGAAAATGAAAGCTGCATTTGTGCCTTGGACAGAAAACTCTTTCCCTGGTTTGTTAGGTAACGTAATTTCAGGTCGTATTGCTAACCGTTTCGACTTTGGAGGTATTAACTCAGTAGTAGATGCAGCTTGTGCAGCTTCTTTATCAGCAATTAAAATGGCTGTTTCTGAATTGATAGAAAAACGTGCTGATATGATGGTAACTGGTGGTGTTGATACAGACAACTCTCCATTTATGTACATGTCATTCTCAAAAACTCCGGCATTCTCTCGTAAAGGAAGTATTCGTCCTTTCGATCACGAATCAGACGGTATGTTGATTGGTGAAGGTGTTGGTATGATGGTCATGAAACGTTTAGAAGATGCTGAACGTGATGGTGATAAAATCTATGCTGTTATTAATGGTATTGGTGGTTCATCAGATGGTCGTTATAAATCTGTTTATGCTCCTCGTCCTTCAGGACAAGCATTAGCAATGAATAGAGCATATGAAGAAGCGGGTTACGATGCATCAACAGTTGGTTTAATCGAAGCACACGGTACAGGTACTGGTGCAGGAGATGCTTCTGAAGGTGAATCAATGAAAATGGTTTTTGGTAAAAACTCTGACCGTTTAAATCATATTGCATTAGGTTCAGTGAAATCGCAAATTGGTCATACAAAAGCAGCAGCAGGTGCAGCAGGTATGATTAAAGCAGCTTTATCGCTTCACCATAAAATATTACCGGGTACGATTAACGTAACCAAACCAAACCCTAAAGTGCAAATCGAGACATCTCCATTATATATTAATAATGAGACACGTCCTTGGTTCCAAAAAGATTCAGCTACGCCATTAAGAGCGGGTGTATCTGCCTTTGGTTTTGGTGGTGTAAACTTACACTTTTCTTTAGAGGAGTATAAGCCAACTCCTAAATCTCAATATAGAGTACATAATATCCACAAGCAATGGTTATTGACTGATGTTACTTCATCTGCATTAGTTGCTTTGGTTCAAAAACATATTGCAGGTCTGAAAGGTGATAGTGCTAAGGCATATTACAAAGAAGTATCAGCAACTTCATTTGCAGAAAATGTTCCTTTAGGTCAGCCAAGAGTTGGTTTTGTAGCTTCTTCTATTGAAGATACATTGAAAAAACTTGAAGCTTTTGTTGCCGGAATTTCTAAAGATGCAAATGTAGCAGAGTGGAAAAACCCAATCTTAAACGTTTGGTATAGAAGCACTGCTTATAATGGTAAGGACAATGTAGCAGCATTATTTGCTGGTCAGGGTTCTCAATACGTAAACATGGGTAATGAAGTAGCATGGTCATTCCCAGATGTACGTGATGTATTTGTTAAAGCAAACGAAACTTTCGAAGCGGCAAACAAATCACCTTTAACCGAAACAGTTTACCCTATTCCAGTATTCTCTGACGAAGAGCGTAAACAACAACAAGCAACACTTACAGCTACAGAAAATGCTCAGCCAGCAATTGGTGCATTGAGTATTGGTATGTATCATATCTTAAAGAATGCAGGTTTTAACGCTTCATTCTTTGCAGGACACTCTTACGGTGAACTTTCTGCGCTTTATGCTTCTGGAGCAATTGATTTAACAACTTTCTTACAATTATCGAAAGAAAGAGGTCAGGCAATGTCTGCTCAAGCAGGTGTTGATGCAGGTACTATGATGGCTGTTAAAGCTGATGTAGTTGCAGTACAACCTTACATTGGTAAATACAAAAATGTTCAAGTTGCTAACATTAACTCTGGTACTCAAGTTATTTTGGGTGGAGCAGTTAATGAATTAACAGCGTTGAAAGCGGAATTAAAAGCAGCAGGTTTATTGGCAACAATTTTACCTGTATCAGCAGCATTCCATACACCATTTGTAGGACATGCTTCTAAACCTTTTGCAGCAGTAATTGACAATGCAAACATTGTTGCTCCTAAAGGTAAATTGTATTCTAATACACTAGGTACTGCTTACCCAGCACAACCTCAGTTTATCAAGGAGACTTTAAAGCGTCATATCTTAAGCCCAGTTCTATTTAAAGACCAAATTGAAAAAATGTACCAAGAGGGTGCTAGAGTCTTTGTAGAATTTGGACCAAAAAATATCCTTTCAAACTTAACGTCTGAAATCTTAGCAGGAAAAGATCATCAAGTGGTGTCTTTAAATGCAAATGCTAAGAAAAACTCAGAAGTACAGTTGAGAGAAGCTGCAGTACAACTTGCAGTGATGGGTATCGCTCTTCAAAATTTTGATCCTTATGCTCGTCCAGTACAAGTAGCAGGTGCAAAATCGAAAATGAATGTTCAGATTTCAGGTACAAACTACTTGACTCCTGCATTTAAGAAGAGATACCAAGACATCTTAGAAAAAGGTGGAAAAGTGCTTGCTAAAAAAGCACCATTAGTAGAAGAAATTGAAACAGTGATTGCTGAGACAACAGATATGTCTCAGGTCATTGAAGAAAAATTACGTCAGAAACAAAATTCAGCTTCCATGGCAGAGAAGGCAGTATTGGATCAAATCCAAGCGGATATTCAACGTTTAACAGAACAACAATCTCGTATTGAGCAAATGTTGTCATCGTTGTTCAACATGCAAACAAATAATCAATTGGGATCGACAGCGGCTCCAGTTCAACAACAAATTGCAGCATCAGTTGAAACACCAGTAGCTCCTGCTCCAGTAGCAGCAGCACCTGTAACGCCAACTCCAGCACCTGTAGCAGCAACACCAGCTCCAGCGGCAGGTGGTGTAACTAACGCAGAAATCGAAGCATCATTATTAGTAGTGATTGCAGAGAAGACGGGTTACCCATCAGAAATGTTGGAAATGGAAATGGACATGGAAGCAGACTTAGGTATCGACTCAATTAAAAGAGTAGAGATCTTCGGTGCGATGACGGAAGCAAATCCATCCGTTCAAGGAGTAGATCCACAAGAATTAGCTGAGTTAAGAACATTAGCTCAAATAGCAGAATATATTTCAGGAAAAGCGGGAGCAACATCAGCACCGGCAGCAGCACCTGCTCCAGTAGCGGCGGCACCTGTAACACCAACTCCTGCTCCAGTAGCAGCAACACCAGCAGCGGGTGGCGTAACAAATGCAGAAATCGAAGCATCATTATTAGTAGTGATTGCAGAGAAGACGGGTTACCCATCAGAAATGTTGGAAATGGAAATGGACATGGAAGCAGACTTAGGTATCGACTCAATAAAAAGAGTAGAGATCTTCGGTGCAATGACGGAAGCCAATCCATCCGTTCAAGGAGTAGATCCACAAGAATTAGCTGAGTTAAGAACATTAGCTCAAATAGCAGAATATATTTCAGGAAAAGCAGGCGCAACATCAGCACCAGCTCCAGTAGCGGTGGCACCTGTAACACCAACTCCTGCTCCAGTAGCAGTAACACCAGCAGCGGGTGGCGTAACTAACGCAGAAATCGAAGCATCATTATTAGTAGTGATTGCAGAGAAGACGGGTTACCCATCAGAAATGTTGGAAATGGAAATGGATATGGAAGCAGATTTAGGTATCGACTCAATTAAAAGAGTAGAGATCTTCGGTGCAATGACGGAAGCCAATCCATCCGTTCAAGGAGTAGATCCACAAGAATTAGCTGAGTTAAGAACATTAGCTCAAATAGCAGAATATATTTCAGGAAAAGCGGGAGCAACATCAGCACCTGCAGCAGCAGCTCCAGTAGCAGCGGCGGCACCTGTAGCAGCAACACCAGCTCCAGCGGCAGGTGGTGTAACTAACGCAGAAATCGAAGCATCATTATTAGTAGTGATTGCAGAGAAGACGGGTTACCCATCAGAAATGTTGGAAATGGAAATGGACATGGAAGCAGACTTAGGTATTGACTCAATTAAAAGAGTAGAGATCTTCGGTGCAATGACAGAAGCTAATCCATCCGTTCAAGGAGTAGATCCACAAGAGTTAGCTGAATTAAGAACATTAGCTCAGATAGCTGAATATATTTCAGGAAAAGCGGGAGCAACATCAGCACCTGCAGCAGCAGCTCCAGTAGCAGCGGCGGCACCTGTAGCAGAAGCACCAGCAGCAGGTGGCGTAACTAACGCAGAAATCGAAGCATCATTATTAGTAGTGATTGCAGAGAAGACAGGTTACCCTTCAGAAATGTTGGAAATGGAAATGGACATGGAAGCAGATTTAGGTATCGACTCAATAAAAAGAGTAGAAATCTTCGGTGCAATGACAGAAGCTAATCCATCCGTTCAAGGAGTAGATCCACAAGAACTTGCAGAACTGCGAACGCTCGCCCAGATTGCTGAGTATATCTCAGGTAAAGCAGGCGCAACTACAAGTTCTACGGGACTTGAAAAAAAAAAGTCTACTAAGCAGTTAGAAGAAGTAATTGCAGAAGATCAAACATCATTTGTTTCAGGAAACTATGACCGTGTACCTCGTTCTTCTGTTCAATTAAAATATATTCCCGAGCCAGATCAATTGGTGATCGATAACGATGCAAATGCATGGACAGTCATTACGAATGATGGCTCGGGATTATCTGTTTCTTTAGCACAAGAATTATTGGCTGAAGGCAGAAATGTAGCGGTATTGACAATGCCATCAAGTTTGGTTCGCCAAGCGGCAGTAACTTTACCTCAAGGAGCAAAAGAGCTTCAATTATCAGATGTTTCTGATGATGCAATTAAAAGTGCTTTAGCACAAATCGGAGGAGTTGATCAGTTTATTTATGTTCATCCTCACTTCCGTTTTCCTTTAGGACAATGGGGTATGCATTTCGATAAAGAAAAAGAATTATTGAAATCAGCGTATTTGTTAGCAAAACACTTGAAGTCGTCATTAAACGATTACGCGGCTAAAACTACAAGAGCTTCTTTCATGACAGTAACTCGTTTAGAAGGAGCATTTGGTATCAAAAACCCAGGAAATGTTTCAGTGATTGGTGGAGGCTTATTTGGTCTTACAAAATCAATGAACTTAGAATGGACAAACGTGTTCTGTAGAGCACTTGACTTGTCGCCTCAATTGAAAGCAGATGTAGCTGCAAAGAAAGTAATTGCTGAATTGAAAGATGCAGATGTTACTACAACAGAAACAGCTTACAATGACGAAGGAAAACGTTTTACGCTTCAAGCGGTTGTAGAACCTCATAAAGCAGGAACGGTAAGAACTTCTAGTATCACTTCAGAAAGCGTTTTCTTGGTAACAGGTGGTGCAAAAGGTGTAACAGCAGATTGTGTTCGAGCAATGGCGAAGACATACAAATCGAAATTTATTTTGGTTGGTAGATCGGCATTAACAGATTCAGAACCTGCATGGGCACAAGGTGTGGCAGACGAGCCAGCACTTAAACGTAGTGCAATGATGGCCTTAAAAGAAGCTGGAGAGAAACCACTTCCAAAGGCAATAAATAAAATGGTAGGTGCGGTACTTTCTCAAAGAGAAATCCAAGAGAACTTAGAGTATATCGAAAGTGTAGGAGCAAAAGCTTATTACACAGCAGCTGATGTTACTAATGCAGAAGCATTAAAAGCAGCAGTTGAACCAATAGTAGCACAAGCAGGTAAGATTACTGGTATTATTCATGGTGCAGGTAGATTAGCAGATAAGTTAATCGAAAATAAAACAGCAACAGACTTCGATAATGTATATGATGTAAAGATTTCAGGACTATTGGCCGCAGTAGCAGCAGGTAGTATTCATGATATCAAACACGTAGTGTTGTTCTCTTCTGTAGCAGGTTTCTATGGTAATGTTGGTCAATCAGATTATGCAATGGCCAATGAAGTATTGAACAGAGTAGCTCATTTATTTAAGAAGAACCATCCAGATGTTCATATCGCCTCTATTAACTGGGGAGCATGGGACGCAGGAATGGTAAGTGGTGAGTTAAAGAAAATGTTCGAAGCTTACGGTGTTGCATTAGTTCCTTCTGAAGAAGGACCAGTAGCAATGGTAGATCAATTAAGTGATGCCTTTGCAGATCAGCCTCAAGTAATTCTAGGTGGTACTTTACCATTAGCAAAAGCAGATATCTCAGGTGATTTAAAGACATATACGGTAAAGAGAAATATGACGGAGGAGAAAAATCCTTTCTTACAACATCATATGATTCAAGGAAACGCAGTGCTTCCAATCGTAAATGCATCTACTTGGATGGTTCAGACGGCAACGGATTTATATCCAGGCTTTAACATCCAACGAGTTGATAATGCGAAACTTTTTAAAGGAATCGTATTTGATGGTAAACAAGCGGAAGATTACACTATTACAGTTAAAGAGACATCAAAATCAGAAGATACT
- a CDS encoding FAD-binding domain-containing protein, giving the protein MHHFSTKYADILDQIDQFSPLKYGGSRNYIDGGVSYLSPYISRGVISTRQVLDHLMRKGYDFYKSEKFIQELAWRDYWQQIWIDQKEHIDFDLKHPQPDVDHYKLPKALSDAETGIEAIDKGINVLEESGYMHNHMRMYVAMLSCNVGKAHWLLPAKWMYYHLLDADWASNALSWQWVAGANSNKKYIANQANINKYCHSTQEDTFLDITYQDFEKINTPKHLLNCVPFTLTTELPKTNPLTIDESIPTFIYNSYQLDPTWNSTLQGNRILLLEPSHFNKYPISNKSLKFIIDLSENIDNIQLFVGEFTDLQKQLGASTIYYKEHPTTSHYHGNREERDWISDVKGNYSSFFKFWKKVKKEIYVVQ; this is encoded by the coding sequence ATGCATCATTTTTCTACAAAATACGCTGATATATTAGACCAAATAGATCAATTTTCACCTTTAAAATACGGCGGATCTAGAAATTATATAGATGGAGGTGTTTCTTATTTATCTCCGTACATCTCTAGAGGTGTTATTTCTACTCGACAGGTTTTAGATCACTTAATGCGAAAGGGTTATGATTTTTATAAATCTGAAAAATTTATCCAAGAATTAGCATGGAGAGACTATTGGCAGCAAATATGGATTGACCAGAAAGAGCATATTGATTTTGATTTAAAGCACCCACAACCTGATGTAGATCATTATAAATTACCAAAAGCACTCTCTGATGCTGAAACTGGAATTGAAGCTATTGATAAAGGAATAAATGTATTAGAAGAATCGGGTTACATGCACAATCATATGAGAATGTATGTAGCAATGCTCTCTTGTAATGTTGGAAAAGCACATTGGTTATTACCTGCAAAATGGATGTATTATCATTTACTAGATGCCGATTGGGCAAGTAATGCTTTAAGTTGGCAATGGGTAGCTGGTGCAAACAGTAATAAGAAGTACATTGCAAATCAAGCCAATATAAATAAATACTGCCATTCTACGCAAGAGGATACTTTTCTAGATATTACTTATCAAGATTTTGAAAAAATAAATACACCTAAACACTTATTAAACTGTGTTCCTTTCACTTTAACAACAGAATTACCTAAAACAAACCCCTTAACTATAGATGAATCCATTCCTACTTTTATTTACAATAGTTATCAGTTAGATCCAACATGGAACAGTACTTTACAAGGAAACAGAATACTCCTATTAGAACCTTCTCACTTTAATAAATATCCTATTAGTAATAAGTCGCTTAAATTTATTATTGACTTGAGTGAAAATATAGATAATATTCAGCTGTTTGTGGGAGAATTTACTGATCTACAAAAACAATTAGGGGCTTCTACTATTTATTATAAAGAACATCCTACAACATCACACTATCATGGAAATAGAGAAGAAAGAGATTGGATATCTGATGTTAAAGGAAATTATTCTTCATTTTTTAAATTTTGGAAAAAAGTTAAGAAAGAAATTTATGTAGTTCAGTAA
- a CDS encoding flavin reductase family protein — protein MQLSKNDIQNANRIYRLNLVNSVTGIKPGNLIGTKDKEGNENLAIFSSVIHLGSDPALLGFITRPSKEVPRHTLQNIKETGSYTINHIPISSIENAHKTSAKFEKGISEFDVCNFTPEYIEGFTAPFVKESHLKIGLLFKEEIPIPLNGTSLIIGEIEYIQINDECIDTNGYIDLEKSESAGISGLNTYYSFNKLASFPYARVENCINTSTL, from the coding sequence ATGCAATTATCTAAAAATGATATTCAGAACGCCAATCGTATTTATCGTTTAAACCTTGTAAATTCCGTAACGGGTATTAAGCCTGGTAATCTGATAGGGACAAAAGATAAAGAAGGAAACGAGAATTTAGCAATTTTCAGTTCAGTGATTCACCTTGGAAGCGATCCCGCGTTACTTGGTTTTATTACAAGACCTTCGAAGGAAGTACCCCGTCATACGTTACAAAATATAAAAGAAACGGGTTCTTATACTATTAATCATATTCCAATAAGTAGTATAGAAAATGCCCATAAAACGTCTGCTAAATTTGAAAAAGGTATATCGGAATTTGATGTATGTAATTTCACCCCAGAATATATAGAAGGTTTTACTGCTCCTTTTGTAAAAGAGAGTCACTTAAAAATTGGACTACTCTTTAAAGAAGAAATACCAATTCCTCTAAATGGAACATCATTAATAATAGGAGAAATTGAGTATATCCAAATAAATGACGAATGTATAGACACAAATGGATATATAGACTTAGAAAAAAGTGAAAGTGCAGGAATTTCAGGTCTAAACACATATTACAGTTTTAATAAACTAGCATCGTTCCCTTATGCTAGAGTAGAAAATTGTATAAATACAAGTACTCTATAA
- a CDS encoding DUF2256 domain-containing protein, whose product MKKQHLPQKKCIVCDRPFNWRKKWSKVWNEVKYCSEKCRRNRSKTNNLIKSCI is encoded by the coding sequence ATGAAAAAACAGCATCTTCCTCAAAAAAAATGTATTGTATGTGATCGTCCATTTAATTGGAGAAAAAAATGGAGTAAAGTTTGGAATGAAGTAAAATATTGCAGTGAAAAATGTAGGCGAAACCGATCAAAAACCAATAATTTGATAAAAAGTTGTATATAA